A region from the Microbacterium lacus genome encodes:
- a CDS encoding GNAT family N-acetyltransferase yields MSGADAPAVPSAEWLVEQVEWTDPRAHALRDAMDAEIGPRYAGRLDDVPQDVAERIGAALSVAPETIVATVIVTNAEGEAVGHAALRDLGAEFAGSLEVKRVYVAPDARGSGVSRLLMAELERIAADLGAQRLILQTGDRQPEAVALYERIGYTRIPIYPPYLEIAFSQCFEKPVARRAAA; encoded by the coding sequence ATGTCGGGTGCAGACGCGCCGGCGGTCCCCTCCGCGGAGTGGCTCGTCGAGCAGGTGGAGTGGACCGATCCGCGTGCGCACGCGCTGCGTGACGCGATGGACGCCGAGATCGGACCCCGGTACGCGGGCAGGCTCGACGACGTGCCGCAGGACGTCGCGGAACGGATCGGGGCGGCGCTGTCCGTCGCGCCGGAGACGATCGTCGCGACGGTGATCGTGACGAATGCCGAGGGCGAAGCCGTCGGTCACGCCGCGCTCCGCGACCTCGGCGCGGAATTCGCGGGGTCGCTCGAGGTCAAGCGGGTGTACGTCGCTCCGGACGCCCGGGGCAGCGGCGTGAGCCGTCTGCTGATGGCGGAACTCGAGCGGATCGCCGCCGACCTCGGCGCGCAGCGGCTGATCCTGCAGACCGGAGACCGCCAGCCCGAAGCCGTCGCCCTGTACGAGCGGATCGGCTACACGCGCATCCCGATCTATCCGCCGTACCTCGAGATCGCCTTCTCGCAGTGCTTCGAGAAGCCGGTCGCCCGGAGGGCCGCCGCATGA
- a CDS encoding FAD-dependent oxidoreductase, whose protein sequence is MSDTAEVVVVGGGAMGAASAWQLARRGVDVTLLEQFEPGHRHGASHGASRNFNLSYEDPGLLAWLHEADGLWQELEAETGSELLTRTGIINHGPGRDQNRAVQALRDGGFDVEHLDAREAADRWPGFRFAGPVFHTPQAGRLHADRAVAALGSAAAVRGARIRHQTAVLDGSAGDDGVRVRVRTADGSEDTIRARRAIITAGAWTTDVLTALGIEASLPPLRVTQEQPAFFAPRDGSTAWPGFNHTPAADDAATAWFPSGVYGMGSPGEGIKAGWHGVGPETHPDRRTYVPDPGLSDAIVRYAREWLPGVDSAAFSEITCTYTSTPDSAFVLERIGPVALGAGFSGHGFKFTPVIGRVLADLVVDPR, encoded by the coding sequence ATGAGCGACACCGCCGAGGTGGTCGTCGTCGGCGGCGGTGCGATGGGGGCGGCATCCGCGTGGCAGCTCGCCCGCCGCGGCGTCGACGTCACGCTCCTCGAGCAGTTCGAGCCGGGCCACCGGCACGGCGCGTCGCACGGCGCGTCCCGCAACTTCAATCTCAGCTACGAGGATCCGGGGCTCCTGGCCTGGCTGCATGAAGCCGACGGGCTGTGGCAGGAGCTCGAGGCCGAGACCGGTTCCGAGCTGCTGACCCGCACCGGGATCATCAACCACGGTCCGGGCCGCGACCAGAACCGTGCCGTGCAGGCGCTGCGGGACGGCGGCTTCGACGTCGAGCATCTGGACGCGCGCGAGGCGGCCGATCGCTGGCCCGGCTTCCGCTTCGCCGGTCCGGTCTTCCACACCCCGCAGGCGGGCCGTCTGCACGCAGACCGGGCCGTCGCGGCGCTCGGCTCGGCGGCGGCGGTGCGCGGCGCGCGGATCCGCCATCAGACGGCGGTGCTGGACGGGTCGGCCGGCGACGACGGCGTCCGGGTGCGCGTGCGGACCGCGGACGGGAGCGAGGATACGATCCGCGCACGACGCGCGATCATCACGGCCGGGGCATGGACGACGGATGTCCTCACCGCGCTCGGCATCGAGGCGTCCCTGCCGCCGCTGCGAGTCACGCAGGAGCAGCCGGCGTTCTTCGCGCCGCGCGACGGGTCGACCGCGTGGCCGGGATTCAACCACACCCCTGCGGCCGACGATGCCGCCACCGCGTGGTTCCCGAGCGGTGTGTACGGCATGGGCTCGCCGGGGGAGGGCATCAAGGCCGGCTGGCACGGGGTCGGACCCGAGACCCACCCCGATCGCCGCACCTACGTTCCCGACCCAGGCCTGTCGGACGCGATCGTCCGGTACGCGCGGGAGTGGCTCCCGGGGGTGGATTCCGCCGCGTTCTCCGAGATCACGTGCACGTACACCTCGACCCCGGACTCCGCGTTCGTCCTGGAGCGGATCGGACCGGTCGCCCTCGGCGCCGGCTTCTCGGGTCACGGGTTCAAGTTCACGCCGGTGATCGGTCGCGTGCTGGCGGACTTGGTCGTCGACCCGCGCTGA
- a CDS encoding ABC transporter substrate-binding protein: protein MAISKKQGIAIGVGVVAVAAIVGGVFAAVNLNGGAAEAAASSPKPTETNTATGEIEWFHTDPVPEAVEALKASGFEPIEEGKLTVAVGAFVPPLSYQPDGTSAATDVAGTEPNIGLLIAEGLGLEYNPQVVAWADWPLGIQSGKYDLITSNVTVTEERKELYDFASYREDLLGFYVKADSDIDSISEAADISGLKIIVGSGTNQEQVLLRWNEELEADGKAPAELQYYDDTAAATLALQSGRADANFGPNATAAWAALETGDTKLVGIVPGGWPDTANIAAGTAKGNGLIEPVSIVLNKIIEDGTYTELLEFWGLESEGVTESLVNPPGLPKP from the coding sequence ATGGCAATCAGCAAGAAGCAGGGCATCGCGATCGGCGTCGGCGTCGTCGCGGTGGCCGCGATCGTCGGCGGCGTGTTCGCCGCCGTGAATCTGAACGGCGGCGCGGCCGAGGCCGCGGCATCCAGCCCGAAGCCGACCGAGACGAACACCGCGACCGGCGAGATCGAGTGGTTCCACACCGACCCCGTTCCCGAGGCCGTCGAAGCCCTGAAGGCGAGCGGATTCGAGCCGATCGAAGAGGGCAAGCTCACCGTCGCGGTCGGGGCGTTCGTCCCGCCGCTGAGCTACCAGCCCGACGGCACGTCCGCCGCGACCGACGTCGCCGGCACCGAACCGAACATCGGCCTGCTGATCGCGGAGGGACTCGGCCTCGAGTACAACCCGCAGGTCGTGGCGTGGGCGGACTGGCCGCTGGGCATCCAGTCGGGCAAGTACGACCTGATCACCTCCAACGTCACGGTCACGGAGGAGCGCAAGGAGCTCTACGACTTCGCGAGCTACCGCGAGGACCTCCTGGGCTTCTACGTCAAAGCCGACAGCGACATCGACTCGATCAGCGAGGCCGCCGACATCTCGGGCCTGAAGATCATCGTCGGTTCGGGGACGAACCAAGAGCAGGTCCTCCTGCGCTGGAACGAGGAACTCGAAGCGGACGGCAAGGCACCCGCCGAGCTGCAGTACTACGACGACACCGCCGCGGCCACGCTCGCGCTGCAGTCGGGTCGCGCCGACGCCAACTTCGGCCCGAACGCGACTGCCGCCTGGGCGGCGCTGGAGACCGGTGACACGAAGCTCGTCGGCATCGTGCCCGGCGGCTGGCCCGACACCGCGAACATCGCGGCCGGCACCGCGAAGGGCAACGGCCTGATCGAACCGGTCAGCATCGTGCTCAACAAGATCATCGAGGACGGCACCTACACCGAGCTGCTCGAGTTCTGGGGCCTGGAGTCCGAGGGCGTCACCGAGTCGCTGGTCAACCCGCCCGGGCTGCCCAAGCCGTGA
- a CDS encoding amino acid ABC transporter ATP-binding protein has product MSTHTAAAPRITTTGLVEIHNVHKSYAGVEVLSGIDLTIAPGEVVAILGPSGSGKSTLLRTINHLESVDRGSVTVDGQLIGYERRGDKLYELREKEILKRRTQIGIVFQNFNLFPHLTALENITEAPVDLGVLSKDAARELALSLLERVGLTDKAEHYPRQLSGGQQQRVAIARALALNPKVLLFDEPTSALDPELVGEVLDVIRDLARGGTTLIIVTHEIGFAREVADRVVFIDGGHVIEDGSPEKVLTNPEHPRTREFLAKVLA; this is encoded by the coding sequence ATGAGCACGCACACCGCTGCCGCTCCGCGGATCACGACGACGGGACTCGTCGAGATCCACAACGTCCACAAGTCCTACGCGGGGGTCGAGGTGCTCTCCGGGATCGACCTCACGATCGCGCCCGGCGAGGTCGTCGCGATCCTGGGGCCGAGCGGCTCGGGAAAGTCGACGCTGCTGCGCACGATCAACCACCTCGAGTCCGTCGATCGCGGATCGGTCACGGTCGACGGGCAGCTGATCGGCTACGAGCGGCGGGGAGACAAGCTCTACGAGCTGCGCGAGAAGGAGATCCTGAAGCGGCGCACGCAGATCGGCATCGTCTTCCAGAACTTCAACCTCTTCCCGCACCTCACCGCGCTGGAGAACATCACCGAGGCGCCCGTCGACCTCGGCGTGCTCAGCAAGGATGCCGCGCGCGAGCTCGCCCTGTCGCTGCTGGAGCGGGTCGGCCTCACCGACAAGGCGGAGCACTACCCGCGACAGCTGTCCGGCGGCCAGCAGCAGCGCGTCGCGATCGCGCGCGCCCTCGCTCTGAACCCCAAGGTGCTGCTGTTCGACGAGCCCACGAGTGCGCTGGACCCCGAGCTCGTCGGCGAAGTGCTGGACGTGATCCGCGATCTCGCCCGCGGCGGCACAACCCTCATCATCGTGACCCACGAGATCGGCTTCGCCCGCGAAGTCGCCGACCGCGTCGTCTTCATCGACGGCGGTCACGTGATCGAGGACGGATCCCCCGAGAAGGTCCTCACGAACCCGGAGCACCCGCGCACGCGGGAGTTCCTCGCCAAGGTTCTGGCCTGA
- a CDS encoding amino acid ABC transporter permease, with product MSTITTAPVAVSAPEQGGPPARAERVDLGDVRVVHTRHWFRWVLSAILIFAIAQFVWSLFTNENYEWNVFASYFFSEPVLIGIGYTLSLTAISASIGFILGTVLALGRLSKSTLLNSISWAYIWFFRSVPLVVQIIVWYNLGYLYPTLGLGTPFTTDFWIVEFPTVQLISAFAAAILGLGLHQAAYSAEIIRGGLISVDQGQHEAAAALGIPARKRLFRIILPQAMRSIIPNATNEVIGLVKGASVVFVIAIPELFYAVQVIYNRNSRVIPLLLVAVVWYTIITTILSIAQYYIERYYARGSVRTLPPTPLQRFRRWTAVQWARLGEDGAKAPPREPVSADLPVRPDAAIDANEETR from the coding sequence ATGAGCACGATCACCACAGCGCCCGTCGCGGTATCCGCGCCGGAACAGGGCGGCCCACCGGCGCGGGCCGAACGCGTCGACCTCGGCGACGTGCGCGTCGTCCACACCCGCCACTGGTTCCGGTGGGTGCTCAGCGCGATCCTGATCTTCGCGATCGCGCAGTTCGTGTGGTCGCTGTTCACGAACGAGAACTACGAGTGGAACGTCTTCGCGTCGTACTTCTTCTCCGAGCCCGTCCTGATCGGCATCGGCTACACGCTCTCGCTCACCGCGATCTCGGCATCCATCGGCTTCATCCTCGGAACGGTGCTGGCGCTGGGCCGGCTGTCGAAGTCGACGCTGCTCAACTCGATCTCCTGGGCGTACATCTGGTTCTTCCGCTCGGTGCCGCTCGTGGTGCAGATCATCGTCTGGTACAACCTCGGCTACCTCTACCCGACGCTCGGGCTCGGGACGCCGTTCACGACCGACTTCTGGATCGTGGAGTTCCCGACCGTCCAGCTCATCAGCGCCTTTGCGGCGGCGATCCTGGGGCTCGGTCTGCACCAGGCTGCCTACTCGGCGGAGATCATCCGCGGCGGCCTGATCTCCGTGGACCAGGGCCAGCACGAAGCGGCTGCCGCGCTCGGCATCCCGGCCCGCAAGCGACTATTCCGCATCATCCTCCCGCAGGCGATGCGCTCGATCATCCCGAACGCGACGAACGAGGTGATCGGCCTCGTCAAGGGCGCCTCGGTGGTGTTCGTGATCGCGATCCCGGAGCTGTTCTACGCGGTCCAGGTGATCTACAACCGCAACAGCCGCGTGATCCCGCTCCTGCTCGTGGCGGTGGTCTGGTACACGATCATCACCACGATCCTGAGCATCGCGCAGTACTACATCGAGCGGTACTACGCCCGGGGATCTGTCCGCACGCTGCCGCCGACTCCCCTGCAGCGGTTCCGCCGGTGGACCGCGGTGCAGTGGGCGCGCCTGGGCGAAGACGGCGCGAAGGCACCTCCGCGGGAACCCGTATCCGCCGACCTTCCCGTCCGGCCGGATGCCGCCATCGACGCGAACGAGGAGACCCGATGA
- a CDS encoding sulfurtransferase: MPLLIDAHELASEIDSGRPVRLLDVRWRLNAPEGRPAYVAGHLPGAVYVDLERELAETGHPEIGRYPLPALADLQHSARRWGVNDGDLVVVYDDNDAVAAARAWWLLRSRGVDIRVLDGGIRAWVGAGFPVQRGDVLPKRGDITLRDADPGVATIDDAARAPGEGHLIDVRAPEHYRGLAAGTEAAAGHIPGALNIPTVAHIARDGTLRAPAEIRATIEAASVDPDAPIVLYCSTGIASAHSALAFATAGIDARLFIGSWSQWSLAPNRPVAVGPTPTGVLQGW; encoded by the coding sequence ATGCCCCTGCTCATCGACGCTCACGAACTCGCGTCCGAGATCGATTCGGGGCGTCCTGTGCGCCTGCTCGATGTGCGGTGGAGACTGAATGCGCCGGAGGGGCGACCCGCCTACGTCGCGGGGCACCTGCCCGGCGCCGTCTACGTCGACCTCGAGCGCGAGCTCGCCGAGACCGGGCACCCCGAGATCGGTCGGTATCCCCTCCCGGCTCTGGCGGACCTGCAGCACTCCGCCCGGCGCTGGGGGGTGAACGACGGCGACCTGGTCGTCGTCTACGACGACAACGATGCGGTCGCGGCCGCGCGGGCGTGGTGGCTGCTGCGGAGCCGCGGCGTGGACATCCGGGTGCTGGACGGCGGCATCCGCGCCTGGGTCGGTGCGGGCTTCCCGGTGCAACGCGGAGATGTCCTGCCGAAGCGTGGTGACATCACTCTGAGGGACGCCGACCCCGGTGTCGCGACGATCGACGACGCCGCCCGGGCCCCCGGCGAGGGCCATCTGATCGACGTCCGCGCACCCGAGCACTATCGCGGACTCGCCGCCGGCACCGAAGCCGCCGCGGGGCACATCCCCGGCGCCCTGAACATCCCCACCGTCGCGCACATCGCGCGCGACGGCACGCTGCGCGCGCCCGCGGAGATCCGGGCGACCATCGAGGCGGCATCCGTCGACCCCGACGCGCCGATCGTCCTCTACTGCAGCACGGGGATCGCTTCGGCGCACTCGGCGCTCGCTTTCGCGACCGCGGGGATCGATGCGCGCCTGTTCATCGGCTCATGGAGCCAGTGGTCGCTCGCGCCGAACCGGCCCGTCGCGGTCGGGCCGACGCCGACGGGAGTCCTGCAGGGCTGGTGA
- a CDS encoding NADPH-dependent FMN reductase, whose amino-acid sequence MSSIVVLVGNPQPQSRTRLIAEELAAQLARRSDATVHPTIDLADVADELFRFPAPRIDELLGRVAGADLLIVASPTYKASYTGLLKAFLDRYPTNGLASVTAVPILTIGSPAHTLAVEHTLRPLLVELGASVPTRGLAFPASESDERARIIAEWLDGQWPYLQAR is encoded by the coding sequence ATGTCCTCGATCGTCGTCCTCGTCGGCAACCCGCAGCCTCAGTCGCGCACGCGTCTCATCGCGGAAGAACTCGCCGCGCAGCTCGCTCGACGCAGCGACGCGACGGTGCACCCGACGATCGACCTCGCCGACGTGGCGGACGAGCTCTTCCGCTTCCCCGCACCGCGCATCGACGAGCTGCTGGGCCGCGTCGCCGGCGCAGACCTGCTGATCGTGGCGAGCCCGACCTACAAGGCCAGCTACACCGGGCTGCTCAAGGCGTTCCTCGACCGCTATCCGACGAATGGGCTGGCGTCCGTGACAGCCGTGCCGATCCTGACGATCGGCAGCCCCGCGCACACGCTCGCCGTCGAGCACACCCTGCGCCCCCTGCTCGTCGAACTCGGGGCCTCCGTCCCGACGCGGGGGCTCGCGTTCCCGGCGTCCGAATCCGACGAGCGCGCCCGGATCATCGCGGAGTGGCTCGACGGGCAGTGGCCGTACCTGCAGGCGCGCTGA
- a CDS encoding copper resistance CopC family protein: MRARRSVFLGAAVIGVLIFGSAQSAAAHDELVGSDPASGEVRQSLPESVELTFSGELMELGAIVEVRDAGGVDHAAGDPEIDGTVVTVPVDPGGGDGSYAVVWRVVSSDGHPISGSVPFVVGSPSPERTDTPSATPTPTAVDAEATDAAPPASSAWAPGGWARTAAVAAGGATLALLLLIVGITLGRRRAAADRATGIRSGAPAESAKRASAPAPHEKDRS; the protein is encoded by the coding sequence ATGCGTGCACGGCGTTCGGTGTTCCTCGGCGCCGCCGTGATCGGTGTGCTGATCTTCGGATCGGCGCAGTCGGCCGCGGCCCATGACGAGCTCGTGGGCAGCGACCCCGCCTCGGGGGAGGTGCGGCAAAGCCTGCCCGAAAGCGTCGAACTGACGTTCTCGGGCGAGCTCATGGAGCTCGGCGCGATCGTCGAGGTCCGCGACGCGGGCGGCGTCGATCACGCCGCCGGCGACCCCGAGATCGACGGGACGGTCGTGACCGTCCCGGTCGACCCGGGCGGCGGCGACGGCTCGTACGCCGTGGTGTGGCGCGTCGTGTCCTCTGACGGGCATCCGATCTCGGGATCGGTGCCGTTCGTGGTCGGTTCACCCTCCCCGGAGCGCACCGACACGCCGTCCGCGACGCCGACGCCGACTGCCGTCGACGCCGAGGCGACGGATGCCGCGCCGCCCGCCTCGAGCGCGTGGGCGCCCGGCGGCTGGGCGCGCACGGCGGCTGTCGCCGCCGGAGGCGCGACTCTCGCTCTCCTTCTCCTCATCGTGGGGATCACCCTCGGTCGCCGGCGAGCCGCCGCCGACCGCGCGACCGGCATCCGATCCGGCGCACCGGCTGAATCCGCGAAGCGCGCATCCGCGCCCGCACCACACGAAAAGGACCGTTCATGA
- a CDS encoding copper chaperone PCu(A)C, giving the protein MNTLHTRTPLAALAATAALLLALTGCAGTATAEPSATTAPEADSITVEDAWVKTAEEGMSAAFGTIENTGDTDVVIVGASTAASPMIELHETVEDDSGAMVMRQKEGGFVIPAGDHLHLEPGGNHIMLMGLADPIVAGDEVTFTLEFEDGSTLEFTAPGKDYEGANETYEGDMDMDR; this is encoded by the coding sequence ATGAACACCCTGCACACCCGCACACCGCTCGCCGCCCTGGCGGCGACCGCCGCACTCCTGCTCGCCCTCACCGGCTGCGCGGGCACGGCGACCGCCGAGCCCTCGGCGACGACCGCTCCCGAGGCCGACTCGATCACCGTCGAGGACGCCTGGGTCAAGACCGCCGAAGAGGGCATGTCCGCCGCGTTCGGGACGATCGAGAACACCGGCGACACGGACGTGGTGATCGTCGGTGCGAGCACCGCGGCATCCCCGATGATCGAACTCCACGAGACCGTCGAGGACGACTCCGGCGCGATGGTGATGCGCCAGAAGGAGGGCGGGTTCGTGATCCCGGCCGGCGACCACCTGCACCTGGAGCCCGGCGGCAACCACATCATGCTGATGGGCCTCGCGGACCCGATCGTCGCGGGCGACGAGGTCACCTTCACCCTCGAATTCGAGGACGGCTCGACGCTCGAGTTCACCGCTCCCGGCAAGGACTACGAGGGCGCGAACGAGACGTACGAGGGCGACATGGACATGGATCGGTAG